Proteins from a single region of Leptolyngbya sp. CCY15150:
- a CDS encoding ABC transporter ATP-binding protein: MHLEVSSVYKQFDTRNGPLVALKDINLHVETGEFVCAVGASGSGKSTLLRLVAGLDAPTAGEITVDGAQVVGPGSDRGMVFQSYTLYPWMNVQQNAEFGLKLQGISKTERRQRASEYLDVVGLSKFARALPKELSGGMKQRVAIARALANQPKILLMDEPFGALDVQTKETMQLFLLDLWRRTGTTILMITHDVEEAVFLSQRIYVMTARPGRIQKEVLVELTGDRTYDTKRKPQFQDYKHDIMDILRGKPDEALIA; encoded by the coding sequence ATGCACCTTGAAGTCTCCAGCGTTTATAAACAATTTGACACCCGTAATGGCCCACTTGTCGCCCTCAAGGATATTAACCTGCATGTGGAAACGGGCGAATTTGTCTGTGCCGTCGGCGCTTCAGGCTCTGGAAAGTCTACCCTACTGCGTCTAGTTGCTGGATTAGATGCGCCTACGGCAGGCGAGATTACCGTAGACGGCGCTCAAGTGGTTGGGCCAGGCAGCGATCGCGGCATGGTGTTTCAAAGCTACACGCTTTATCCTTGGATGAACGTGCAGCAGAATGCCGAGTTTGGTCTGAAACTGCAGGGCATTTCCAAGACAGAGCGGCGACAGCGGGCCAGCGAATACCTAGACGTGGTTGGTCTCAGCAAATTTGCCCGTGCCCTACCCAAGGAACTATCCGGCGGCATGAAACAACGGGTAGCGATCGCTCGGGCCTTAGCGAATCAGCCTAAGATCTTACTCATGGATGAACCCTTTGGGGCACTGGATGTGCAAACTAAGGAAACTATGCAGCTCTTCTTACTCGACCTGTGGCGACGTACCGGCACCACAATTTTGATGATTACCCACGATGTTGAGGAAGCCGTTTTCCTATCTCAGCGTATTTACGTGATGACCGCCCGCCCAGGCCGCATCCAGAAAGAAGTGCTAGTGGAGCTGACGGGCGATCGCACCTACGACACCAAACGCAAACCCCAGTTTCAAGACTACAAACACGACATTATGGATATCCTGCGGGGCAAACCTGACGAAGCTCTGATTGCTTAG
- a CDS encoding ABC transporter permease, protein MTSTSSDLTDTPRTQGLKPTVFWGIAEDIPKSLNWVLFTLSIIIPFTGWWIIASLPGMNAAFLPSPADVVRAFMGLWERGFLLQDTWASVFRVSCGFLLAAIVSVPLGILMGTFASIAALFEPIIGILRYMPAPAFTPLLIIYLGLDEAPKIALIFLGTLFYNVLMIMDAVKFVPKDLLEATYTLGGRRWQVLTQVIMPYVTPSIIDTFRINIATSWNMVIVAELVAAEVGLGKRIQLAQRFFRTDEIFACLIVLGLIGFILDLSFRAILRLSCKWAVD, encoded by the coding sequence ATGACATCCACATCCTCTGACCTAACTGATACTCCCCGCACCCAGGGACTGAAACCTACGGTCTTTTGGGGGATTGCTGAAGATATACCCAAATCGCTGAATTGGGTCTTATTTACCCTATCTATCATCATTCCCTTTACAGGCTGGTGGATTATTGCTAGCTTGCCGGGTATGAATGCCGCTTTTCTGCCATCCCCCGCAGATGTGGTTCGTGCCTTTATGGGATTGTGGGAACGAGGTTTTTTGCTGCAAGATACCTGGGCTAGTGTCTTCCGAGTATCCTGCGGATTTCTCCTGGCAGCGATCGTCTCTGTGCCGCTAGGAATCCTCATGGGTACCTTCGCTAGCATCGCTGCTCTATTTGAACCGATCATCGGCATCCTGCGGTATATGCCAGCCCCTGCCTTTACCCCGCTGCTGATTATTTATCTAGGGCTTGACGAAGCGCCCAAAATCGCCCTGATTTTTCTAGGAACGCTGTTCTACAACGTTCTGATGATCATGGACGCGGTGAAATTTGTGCCCAAGGATCTTTTGGAAGCGACCTATACCTTGGGCGGTCGGCGTTGGCAAGTGCTCACCCAAGTGATTATGCCCTACGTCACGCCCAGCATTATCGACACCTTCCGAATTAATATCGCCACCTCTTGGAATATGGTGATTGTGGCGGAACTCGTTGCAGCGGAAGTGGGTTTAGGAAAACGTATTCAACTGGCTCAACGATTTTTTAGAACCGATGAAATTTTTGCCTGCTTGATTGTCCTAGGGCTGATTGGTTTTATCTTGGACTTATCGTTTCGGGCAATTCTGCGCCTGTCCTGTAAATGGGCGGTTGATTAA
- a CDS encoding ABC transporter substrate-binding protein codes for MRIPKFVSLLLVFCLSLTAAVGCNPSAETPTSEAPSGSDATSAPLVLGYSNWAGWWPWAIAEEEGLFAANGANVELRWFDGYLESMEAFAVGQLDANCQTLNDTISFAADAVNGEVVVVVNDNSAGNDKVIVTQEINTIQDLAGRNVGLEEGVVGDFLLSLALEEAGMSRSDVTIRGLETGEATAAFAAGQLDAVAAWPPYWLTALQLEGSKELLSSQDYPGAIPDLLVVSQVMIDESPDQVQALVNTWFDVLAFMEENPDRAQEIMAQRADVSLEEFQLFTDGTRMFNLEDNLEAFSPGEDMKHMPFAAQRMADFMTSVGFITEDKVPDLDAVLDNRFVQAYAASNS; via the coding sequence ATGAGAATTCCTAAGTTTGTATCTTTACTTCTCGTTTTTTGTCTCAGCCTCACGGCGGCAGTTGGCTGTAATCCCTCCGCTGAAACCCCAACCTCGGAGGCTCCGAGTGGTTCGGATGCGACGAGTGCGCCGTTGGTGCTGGGTTATAGCAACTGGGCCGGTTGGTGGCCTTGGGCGATCGCCGAAGAGGAAGGTCTCTTCGCTGCCAATGGCGCAAACGTCGAACTACGCTGGTTTGACGGCTATCTTGAATCCATGGAAGCCTTTGCTGTTGGTCAATTAGATGCCAATTGCCAGACGCTCAACGACACGATTTCCTTTGCCGCTGATGCTGTCAATGGCGAAGTGGTGGTGGTGGTCAACGATAACTCTGCCGGTAACGACAAGGTGATTGTGACGCAAGAGATCAATACGATTCAGGATCTCGCTGGCAGGAATGTGGGGTTAGAAGAAGGCGTCGTCGGCGATTTCCTCCTTAGCCTAGCCCTAGAAGAAGCCGGTATGTCTCGCAGCGATGTGACGATTCGCGGGTTAGAAACGGGTGAAGCCACAGCAGCGTTCGCTGCAGGACAGCTTGATGCCGTTGCCGCCTGGCCGCCCTATTGGCTGACGGCGCTGCAGCTTGAAGGAAGTAAGGAACTGTTGAGCTCTCAAGACTATCCTGGAGCGATTCCCGATCTGTTGGTGGTGAGTCAAGTCATGATTGACGAAAGCCCCGATCAAGTGCAGGCACTGGTGAATACCTGGTTTGATGTCTTAGCCTTCATGGAAGAGAATCCCGATCGCGCCCAGGAAATTATGGCCCAACGGGCAGATGTGTCCCTCGAAGAGTTCCAACTGTTTACCGATGGGACTAGGATGTTTAACCTAGAAGATAATCTAGAAGCCTTTAGCCCTGGTGAAGACATGAAACATATGCCCTTCGCCGCCCAGCGCATGGCAGACTTCATGACCAGTGTTGGGTTTATCACCGAAGATAAGGTTCCTGATCTAGACGCGGTTCTCGATAATCGTTTCGTGCAGGCCTACGCCGCCAGCAATAGCTAA
- the hypB gene encoding hydrogenase nickel incorporation protein HypB encodes MHQTFDAALGINLLHANQQGANHNRAHFDQWGITCFNIMSSPGAGKTALLEKTLEAIAPDYHVAVIEGDMTTELDADRLRQYGVPVIAINTGRSCHLDAKMVAGGLHRLEQDYDPAQFDLVLVENVGNLVCPAEFEVGEHQKVALLSITEGEDKPLKYPVMFQEADCLLITKTDLAPYLDVDIAQIIANVRQMNSHVTIIPISVKTGEGLEDWYEWVRSQVSSAVIPVGCS; translated from the coding sequence ATGCACCAAACCTTTGACGCCGCCCTCGGCATTAATCTCCTCCACGCCAACCAACAGGGCGCAAACCACAACCGCGCCCACTTTGATCAATGGGGCATCACCTGCTTCAACATTATGAGCAGTCCCGGCGCGGGCAAAACAGCTCTGCTAGAGAAAACTCTAGAAGCGATCGCCCCCGACTATCACGTAGCGGTTATTGAAGGCGACATGACCACGGAACTCGACGCCGATCGCCTGCGCCAGTACGGCGTACCGGTGATTGCCATCAACACCGGACGTTCTTGCCACCTCGATGCCAAGATGGTGGCGGGCGGGCTGCATCGCCTAGAGCAGGACTATGATCCTGCCCAGTTTGACCTAGTGCTGGTGGAAAATGTGGGCAATCTAGTTTGTCCTGCTGAGTTTGAAGTCGGTGAACATCAAAAAGTGGCCTTGCTCAGTATTACGGAAGGGGAAGATAAACCGTTGAAATATCCGGTGATGTTCCAAGAGGCAGATTGTTTGCTGATTACCAAAACAGACCTAGCGCCCTACCTAGATGTAGACATTGCGCAGATTATTGCCAACGTTCGCCAAATGAATTCCCACGTCACCATCATTCCCATCTCTGTGAAAACGGGTGAGGGCTTGGAAGATTGGTATGAATGGGTGCGATCGCAGGTGAGTTCAGCCGTTATCCCCGTGGGTTGTTCTTGA
- the glnT gene encoding type III glutamate--ammonia ligase, protein MNTILQPEIDALKTSLEKQGVKYALASYVDLHGMCKAKMVPLSHIGQMMGGSELFTGAALDGVPQEVSDEEVAAMPDPATATVLPWNSEVVWFASDLHLKGQPFEACCRTILKQVLAQAAEMGYTFNLGIETEFFILKDHPDGSFGPVSDRDLLAKAAYDVPTLLDNYQILDTIVSAMNSLGWDVYSFDHEDAQGQFETDFAYCDALKMADRLTFFRLMVKELARSQGYFASFMPKIASDKTGSGAHYNMSLADLETGNNLFFDPEDPRGCKLSKLGYQFIAGVLRHAPAIVALTCPTVNSYKRLVRQGSMSGFTWAPVYVCYGNNNRTNMLRIPLAGGRVECRAADISTNLYLGAALMLAAGLEGIRENLDPGEPHTENMYTYSLEELQNLGIDLLPRTLEEAIDALEADPLSQSVMGPLMFEAYVQYKRQEWREYHNHVSDWEIKRYLKFF, encoded by the coding sequence ATGAACACTATTCTGCAACCCGAAATTGACGCTCTTAAAACATCCCTGGAAAAGCAAGGGGTGAAATATGCCCTAGCTAGCTATGTCGATCTGCACGGCATGTGCAAAGCCAAGATGGTGCCCCTGAGCCACATTGGTCAGATGATGGGTGGCTCGGAGCTATTCACGGGGGCAGCTCTAGACGGTGTACCTCAGGAGGTCAGCGATGAGGAAGTGGCGGCTATGCCGGATCCGGCTACCGCGACCGTGCTGCCCTGGAATTCTGAAGTGGTTTGGTTTGCCAGCGATTTGCACCTCAAGGGTCAGCCCTTTGAAGCCTGTTGCCGCACCATTCTCAAGCAAGTCCTCGCCCAAGCGGCGGAGATGGGCTACACCTTTAATCTGGGCATTGAAACCGAGTTTTTCATCCTCAAAGATCATCCGGATGGTTCCTTTGGGCCGGTGAGCGATCGCGATCTCTTAGCCAAGGCCGCCTACGATGTACCCACGCTGCTGGACAACTACCAGATCCTCGACACCATCGTCAGCGCCATGAATTCCCTGGGCTGGGATGTCTATTCCTTTGACCACGAAGATGCACAGGGACAGTTTGAAACCGACTTCGCCTACTGTGATGCCCTAAAAATGGCCGATCGCCTCACCTTTTTCCGATTGATGGTCAAAGAACTGGCGCGATCGCAAGGCTATTTCGCCTCCTTTATGCCCAAAATTGCCTCGGATAAGACCGGCAGCGGTGCCCACTACAACATGTCCTTGGCAGATTTAGAAACCGGCAACAATCTCTTTTTTGATCCAGAAGACCCCCGAGGCTGCAAACTATCCAAACTAGGCTATCAGTTCATTGCCGGCGTACTGCGCCACGCACCCGCCATTGTGGCCCTCACCTGTCCGACGGTGAATAGCTACAAGCGCTTGGTACGTCAGGGCAGCATGTCTGGCTTTACCTGGGCCCCGGTCTATGTTTGCTATGGCAACAACAACCGGACGAATATGCTGCGGATTCCCCTAGCTGGAGGACGGGTGGAATGCCGCGCTGCCGATATTTCTACCAATCTCTATCTGGGGGCAGCTCTGATGCTGGCGGCTGGTCTGGAGGGAATTCGCGAAAACCTGGATCCAGGCGAACCCCATACAGAAAACATGTACACCTATAGCTTGGAGGAACTGCAAAACCTAGGGATTGATCTACTCCCGCGTACCCTAGAGGAAGCGATCGATGCCCTGGAAGCTGATCCCCTCAGTCAATCGGTGATGGGGCCCCTGATGTTTGAGGCCTATGTGCAATACAAGCGTCAGGAATGGCGGGAATACCATAACCACGTATCTGATTGGGAAATTAAGCGCTACCTGAAGTTTTTCTAG
- the hypA gene encoding hydrogenase maturation nickel metallochaperone HypA, whose product MHETDMTKALLMTVEEWWESQPNRPDIERIHLIVGQFTCVEPAGLQFAFEVQTRNTFLEGAELVIREIPLIAFCHTCQDEYQPVLGLRYACPTCRSPMDDIRSGRELKIDRIEYAQPASTLDKELVS is encoded by the coding sequence ATGCATGAAACCGATATGACGAAAGCCTTGCTGATGACCGTGGAAGAGTGGTGGGAATCCCAGCCCAATCGCCCTGATATTGAGCGCATCCATCTCATTGTGGGGCAGTTTACCTGTGTGGAGCCCGCTGGTTTGCAGTTTGCCTTTGAGGTGCAAACGCGCAACACCTTTCTCGAAGGTGCAGAACTTGTGATCCGCGAAATACCGCTGATTGCCTTTTGCCATACCTGTCAAGACGAGTATCAGCCCGTGCTAGGTCTGCGCTACGCCTGTCCCACCTGCCGTAGTCCCATGGATGATATTCGTTCGGGTCGAGAGCTGAAAATCGATCGCATTGAATATGCTCAGCCTGCTTCAACCTTGGATAAAGAGCTTGTCTCGTAG
- a CDS encoding agmatinase family protein, protein MADNPVSNSESRRSQAEEALERETRLPMSGWQQEVDRGLEYGLEGAASIRDRSIPTFSRGELPHYAGINTFMKAPYLEDVRKVGEYDVAIVGVPHDCGTTYRPGTRFGPQGIRRISALYTPYNFELGVDLREQITLCDVGDIFTINANNEKSFDQISKGVAHIFSSGAFPIILGGDHSIGFPTVRGVCRHLGDKKIGIIHFDRHVDTQETDLDERMHTCPWFHATNMANAPAKNLVQLGIGGWQVPRQGVKVCRERSTNILTVTDITEMGMDAAADYALERALDGTDCVYISFDIDCIDAGFVPGTGWPEPGGLLPREALSLLGKIVQRAPVCGLEIVEVSPPYDVSDMTSLMATRVICDTMAHLVVSGQLPRKEKPSYIHEEANMNVDQAWS, encoded by the coding sequence ATGGCAGACAATCCGGTTTCCAATTCTGAGTCCCGTCGTAGCCAGGCTGAGGAGGCGCTAGAGCGTGAGACTCGGTTGCCCATGAGCGGCTGGCAGCAGGAGGTCGATCGCGGCTTGGAGTATGGGTTAGAAGGAGCAGCTAGCATACGCGATCGCTCCATCCCCACCTTTTCGCGGGGAGAACTGCCCCACTATGCGGGCATTAATACGTTTATGAAAGCGCCCTACCTAGAGGATGTGCGCAAGGTGGGCGAGTATGACGTTGCGATCGTTGGCGTTCCCCATGACTGTGGTACCACCTACCGCCCTGGAACTCGTTTTGGTCCCCAAGGCATTCGCCGCATCTCCGCTCTCTACACCCCCTACAACTTTGAGCTAGGCGTCGATCTGCGGGAGCAAATTACCCTCTGTGACGTCGGCGATATTTTCACCATCAATGCCAACAACGAGAAATCCTTCGACCAGATTTCTAAAGGCGTTGCCCATATTTTTAGCTCCGGTGCCTTTCCGATTATTCTCGGTGGCGATCACTCCATTGGCTTCCCCACAGTGCGCGGCGTCTGCCGCCATTTAGGAGATAAGAAAATTGGCATTATTCACTTCGATCGCCATGTGGATACCCAGGAAACCGATCTAGATGAACGGATGCATACCTGTCCTTGGTTCCATGCCACCAATATGGCTAATGCGCCGGCTAAAAATCTGGTGCAGCTAGGCATTGGCGGTTGGCAGGTGCCTCGGCAAGGCGTGAAGGTCTGTCGGGAACGCTCCACCAATATTCTCACCGTCACCGATATTACTGAAATGGGGATGGATGCCGCCGCAGACTATGCCTTGGAACGAGCTCTAGACGGCACCGACTGTGTCTACATCAGTTTTGATATTGACTGCATTGATGCTGGCTTTGTCCCTGGCACCGGCTGGCCCGAACCCGGTGGTCTACTGCCCCGAGAGGCTCTATCCCTGCTCGGTAAAATTGTCCAGCGAGCGCCGGTTTGTGGCTTAGAAATTGTGGAAGTCTCTCCCCCCTACGATGTTAGTGACATGACATCTCTGATGGCCACTCGGGTAATCTGTGACACCATGGCCCATTTGGTGGTCTCAGGCCAGCTCCCTCGCAAAGAAAAGCCTAGCTATATCCATGAGGAAGCCAATATGAACGTGGATCAGGCTTGGTCTTAG
- a CDS encoding AsnC family transcriptional regulator has translation MTSSPPPSLDAVDQQIVTLLRVDGRMTFTEIAKRLDIPEATARYRVQRLLQSGAIQIHAWPNPEKLGTPHILMLYLTVDNSQVMSVAEQLTAMDEVRFVAVAAGRYNIIADVYYGHHGEILDFLAKLQQVSGVVSYESQIVLKLLKAEYNPLQSL, from the coding sequence ATGACCTCCAGCCCCCCTCCCTCCCTTGATGCCGTTGATCAGCAAATCGTCACCCTTCTACGGGTGGATGGTCGCATGACCTTCACCGAGATTGCTAAGCGATTAGACATCCCTGAAGCCACTGCCCGCTATCGGGTGCAGCGCTTGCTTCAGTCCGGTGCCATCCAAATCCATGCCTGGCCGAACCCCGAAAAGCTGGGAACGCCCCACATTTTGATGCTCTATTTAACGGTGGACAATAGTCAGGTGATGTCCGTTGCCGAACAGCTTACCGCCATGGATGAGGTGCGGTTTGTGGCAGTAGCTGCTGGACGATACAACATCATTGCTGATGTTTACTACGGACATCATGGGGAAATTCTGGATTTCTTAGCAAAGCTCCAACAAGTTTCCGGTGTCGTGAGCTATGAGTCGCAAATTGTCCTGAAGTTGCTCAAGGCGGAGTACAATCCTCTGCAATCGCTTTAG